Within the Eucalyptus grandis isolate ANBG69807.140 chromosome 1, ASM1654582v1, whole genome shotgun sequence genome, the region CATCGTAGCAGTTCTTGAGGAACTTCGCGCAATGGTCGTCACTCCAGTCATGGCATATCCACTGCAAGAAAGCAATGCGCTTTTTATGAAGCAATCTTGCATATGCTCTAATTAGCAACAACTTTTTGGACTTGGCGAGAGacaaaataaagcaaagaaaacAGCAACAAGGCTTGTGGTGTATTTCCTGAAAATTTGCACTTCAGGAACAGAGAGATAAATCTGACCTTCATGAAAATGGCATCTCCCTTTGGAACGCTGACGAACATGTCGCCTCCGACGTGCTTGACACCTACATTAGTACCGACATTAGGCTTTTCAGTGTGTTATTTCAGCAAGGTGCTTCATATTAGTCAAGGGGCAATGAATCAAATGCGAGATGCAAAAGTGTTCCGTGATCTTGGGTTGCTCAAGTATCTAGGAAATGACAACTAATCTTGAAGAGCGAGTGAGCGAGCGATAAACACTATATACCAGGAAGGGGTGGAGCGTCTTCAATCACGTGAGGCAGGTCGAAGTTGATCCCTTTCATCGATGGGTATTTGGCAACGATCATGCTGAGCACGGCCCCAGTGCCGCCTCCGACATCGACCACGGTCTCGAGGCCCTCGAAGCCCTTGTATGTTTCCAGTATCTTCTTCATAGCAATGGTGGAGTGATCAGACATTCCCCGGTTAAAGATCTTGTTGAATCGCGGGTCGGTGCCATGATACTCGAACGCGGTCATCCCGTACGCCTTGTTGAATGGGATTCCGCCTTCAAGGACCGCATCTTTCAGGTAATACCTGCGAGTTAAAAAGCAAACAGTCCAATGTCATACTCAGGGAAGACAGACATTACTGTCTCTCGGATGATTCAAACGGTCCAGCATCTTTGCAATTGTCAAGTTTTCAGACATTAGCCATTCGCTTAGCCAATATACTTTCTTTCTACATCATATTTATATCTATTTTACAATGCCATCGTCCTAGAGGTCAACGTATCTTGTTCATCATGTTCTTAAATCGTAAGACTTCTCTGTAAATTTACCAGTGGATGAAGGATTTCGTTCAGGGGAAGATTGGGAAACCTGCCGTCCGAAAACGACTTGAAAAACTCCACCCAACAAAGCACGCAAGCAGTCTGTCCTTGGGCAAGTGCCAATAGCATGTCAGGCAAAATTAAACCAAGATAGCTGTGCCCATCTTATTTAATACATCAGCATACATCAACCAATAGCAACCCTTaatttttcggccaaaattatcAAATCGAACTCGAAATCTTTGACGAAGCAAGCTTTCCGGAACAGTCAACTAGGGTTAGGTAAGGGGTTCCTATCAATGATCGGCCAAGTCGGATAGCACGACTTAAAATTACTAACCAAGAAGGATGTGGAAATGACGTGATAGGGACCACTATAGGTAATTTTGCAGGTCACATTTAGAACCACAAGTTTTTTAAATGATTGCTTCTTAGCAATGACTTCCTCCATTTGCATCATTCAAGAAACGCACATCACTAATTCACCGACAGCATAGCAAGCAATCGTATACTCCAGAAGGCCGCGTCCAATGATTAGCGGACCGCATATTTTCTTGTGGAAGACGATCTAAAGCCAAGCAAGACAACCATGGACGACAAGAACAGCTCACCAGTTGCATTTTTCTCAGTCAGAGAAGTAATGCGTGTCAGCCCACCAACCCTagcttttttttcattttttcatattCGATGCTCATCTAAATTCAGACTATATCTACAGTAACATGCTAAATTGGGTGTACTACAAGGACAAGGACGTCGGCCACTGGGCCGTTCTTGATCTGCTTTCAGACCTGAACAATTCAAAAGCGATCGAATCGAATTATCATGAATCACGAATAAACTAAAACCCACGCGCATCCCGTGACATATTTTCAAACGGACGACGGGAAAAACAGTGCCGAGATTGCCAGTCGTTTTGGGGTTTCACTGGTGGTGAGAATTGCAGAGACGTAAGCTTCCACGCTCAGGACGAGTCGCTGTTAAAGAACAGCGACTCTTGAAAGGGAAAAGAGGGTGCGAGGCTAGAGCATTTTCTTGACCGTGGAATTTGGTGAAGGTCTATCGATAAGGAGAGGCAAAGAACCCATCATATTACGCGGACCAATAGCAATCCTTGAACTTGTGCATAGTAAATAGACTCTTTTTATGAATGATACAATGAATAGACCGGAGCAAGAGTAAAAATCTCgtgaaaaatcatatttttagtGGGAACAGACGATGAATCTACCCGttatttttgttctctttccaTCCTTTGATGCCCGGTTACAGTTTACCATTTACTGTTACGTATTCATTGTCTAGGGAGTTGAACAATAGCAGAGAAGAAAGagtcaaagaaagagaaaaagtaccAGCTTTCCATGAGGATTTTGTCCTGGTTCATCAAGTTGAGTGCGGCGATGGAGACCCCGTCCTCGTTCTTGACCAAGAACTTGCACACCGGCGCTAAGCCGTAGAGCCGCTCGACCTTGCCATCGGGGAGGTCGCGGAGGGTGCACGTGAGCACGGAGTAGCTGGCCAGCAGCCGGAAGATCCGGTCGAGCATGACGGGTGCCTCGGGGTTCTGGGTCGGGAGCTGGGCCGCGACTTCCCCCGGGGAGAGGAACGCGCCCGGCCCGGCCTTGGCCATGATCTCGAGGAGGTCGAGCTCGATGGCGGCCTTGAGGACCATGGGGAGCACGGAGGCGCTCGCCAGCTGCATGGCGAAGAGGTTCGCCTCCTCGTCCGAGACTTGGGTCGGGGTCATCTGGGTCTCGGATCCGGTCGAACCcattctctcctctcctctcttctctctcttccgcgAGACTCGAGCAAAGGAAAGCAGAGGAAATAAAACGGATAAATGGTGGGGATTGAAGTGAGGTATGGTGGTGGAGGTTCGATATATAGGAACTTTGCGGTTCACCAACCCTCCCGCAAAATATTGGACCCTACACCAATATGTACATTCGTCACGCATGCCATTGACTCCAACCGGTGAACCAGAATATAGAgagaaaactctctctctctctctctctctctctcgtgggaTGACATCTGACCTTTTGTGGGTTGGCTGTCGCTTTCCCACCAAATTAATCAGGGGTTTATGGAAGTGAGAGAAATACGGAGTTCCCGGTACAAGAGctatttgttaaattaatattacCCTTACTGGCCGATCTGGTGATGATCTTGTTAAGGAAAGGTTGGATCGTGCTCTTTGTGCTCTTTGCAATCTGGGTTGGCGCCTTAATTTCCCTGAGGGGCCATCGTCAGCTTGCAAATTTGCACCAACAACTCCAAGATCATACTAATCAGCCTTTTTGTCAACATGATGCATCATTGGTTACTTACCTAAAAGAGAAAATTCGACAGTTATGGCAGCAAGAAGAATAATTTTGGGCGATGTGCTCTCGAATTAAATGGCTCAGCTGGGGGgacaaaaatactaaattttttcatgcaacaACTATACAAAGACAACAACGAAACAAGATTAGTATGTTGCAGGATGACAATCAAGCTTGGGTGCGTGATCCtgaaattttgaagatgatgacgacAGGTTACTTTTCACATCTATTTCAGACAGTGGGACATCGAGACTACTTGCCTATTCTGAACCAGTGTCCTTAGGTTGTTACTAATGAGATGAATATGTCCCTAATAGCTCCTGTTACCAAGAAGGAAGTTAGAGAGGCTACTTTCCAACTGGGACTTACCAAGGCCCCCGGTCCAGATGGCTTGAATGGACTCTTCTACCAGCATCATTGGGATATACTCCAGGATGAACTATTCTCATCAGTGCAGCACTTTTTTAATTCTGGCATCATACCACCGGATCTCAATCGAACCATCATAGCCCTAATACCCAAGGTACCACATCCTGAACAATTAGACCAATACCGCCCCATCAGTCTTTGTAATTACGCATATAAGATCATTTCTAAGGTGATTGCCAATCGCCTTAAGCCCTACCTGCCTATACTTATTTCCTAGGAGCAAAGCGCTTTTGTCAGTGGACGTCAAATTCAggacaatattttaatagtcCAAGAGGTTCTACATCAATTTAAAGTCAGAAAATGTAGACGTCAATTCCGGGCTGTTCTTAAAATGGATATGCAGAAAGCCTATGATAGGGTGGAATGGGACTTTCTAAAGGACTATCTCCTCACTCTAGGATTTCACCCTACATGGGTACAATGGATCATGCAATGCATAACGACGGTGTCTTTTGCTGTCAAATTCAACGGCGAACTTTTGCCTTATTTTCAACCTACCCGAGGCATCAGACAGGGAGATCCCCTATCTCCCTACCTTTTTATCCTTCTGGTGAATCTATTATCCCATCTTATTCATCAAGCTATCACTGTAGGTCATCTCAAGGGAATCAAACTGAACAGGTGGTGTCCCACTCTATCCCAtctattttttgctgatgatgctatcTTCTTTCTAGACGGAAAATTGCTTGAATGTCAGAATTTAGCAAACATTATAAATCAATATTGTTATGCTACTGGTCAAGCTGTCAATAGAAATAAATCTAGCATATTTTTCAGCAAATTCTGCCCTCTTAGTCTCCAAGAAAATTTAGCTGGAGTGCTTCGAATTCCAGTGGTTCAGAGGACGGGAAAGTATTCAGGCATACCATCGGATTGGGGCAGATCTAAACGGgacatgtttgcttggattttggGGAGGGTGAATGCCAAACTAGAGGGATGGAAAGAAAGTCTGTTGTCTAAGGGTGGAAAGGAAATATTACTTAAAACTGTCGTACAAGCGATacctcaatatgccatgtccattTTTAGAATTCCTACTTCTATTTGTCGATCCATTGAACAGAAAGTTGCGAGGTTTTGGTGGCAGAAAGATAGTACTAAAGCAGGTATTCACTAGAAAAGTTGGGCTGTTCTTAAGCGTAGCAAACAGAGTGGGGGCCTAGGCTTTAGGGATCTTCAAGATTTTAATAAAGCCATGCTTGGGAAACAAGCATGGCGATTAGTTCAAAACCCAACGGCGCTATGGAGTACACTTTTTAAAGGGCTTTACTTTCACTCTACTGATTTTAATCATGCTGAAAGGGGATCAAGACCTTCCTGGGGATGGCGCAGTATTCTAGTTGGGAGGGAGTCTATTTTACCTCA harbors:
- the LOC104437219 gene encoding LOW QUALITY PROTEIN: caffeic acid 3-O-methyltransferase (The sequence of the model RefSeq protein was modified relative to this genomic sequence to represent the inferred CDS: deleted 2 bases in 1 codon); the encoded protein is MGSTGSETQMTPTQVSDEEANLFAMQLASASVLPMVLKAAIELDLLEIMAKAGPGAFLSPGEVAAQLPTQNPEAPVMLDRIFRLLASYSVLTCTLRDLPDGKVERLYGLAPVCKFLVKNEDGVSIAALNLMNQDKILMESWYYLKDAVLEGGIPFNKAYGMTAFEYHGTDPRFNKIFNRGMSDHSTIAMKKILETYKGFEGLETVVDVGGGTGAVLSMIVAKYPSMKGINFDLPHVIEDAPPLPGVKHVGGDMFVSVPKGDAIFMKWICHDWSDDHCAKFLKNCYDALPNNGKVIVAECVLPVYPDTSLATKNVIHIDCIMLAHNPGGKERTQKEFEALAKGAGFQGFQVMCCAFGTHVMEFLKTA